TAAGTCGGAGGTCGCCTATGTCGCGACTCCTACTGGTCTCCAATCGCCTCCCCGTCACCGTCAAGGCCGAGAAGGACAGTGTGTCCGTGGTGCGCAGCGCCGGCGGCCTGGCCACGGGCCTGAGCCGTCCCCATGAGCGCTCCGGGGGCCTGTGGATCGGCTGGCCCGGGGACGTCTCGCGGCTGTCCGGTGCGCAACGCGCCAAGGTGGAGTCCCAGCTCGCCGAGCTCCGGTGCGTGCCGCTGTACCTCAGTGCCAGCGAGGTCAGCCGCTACTACGAGGGGTACTCCAACCGCGTGCTCTGGCCGCTGTGCCACTACATGCCGGACCGCGTGCCGCGCCAGGACAGGGACTGGGAGGCCTACGCCAAGGTCAACGAGCGCTTCGCGGAGCTGGTGGCCCGGCACTATCAGCCAGGCGACACCATCTGGGTGCATGACTACCAGCTCATGCTGGTGCCCGGCCTGCTGCGCCAGCGGCTGCCCGAGGCGCGCATCGGCTACTTCCACCACATTCCGTTCCCGTCGAGTGAGATCTACCGCATGCTGCCGCACCGCGAGGAGCTGCTGCGCGGCCTGCTCGGCGCGGACGTGGTGGGCTTCCATACGCCCAGCTACGTGCATCACTTCTCCAGCACGCTCTTGCGGCTGCTCGGGCTGGAGACGGACCTCGACCACGTCACCTACGAGGGGCGCGCCGTGCGGCTGGGCGCCTTCCCCATGGGCATCGACGCGGCGGCCTTCGAGGGGCTGGCCACGCACCCGGCGGTGCTCGAGGAGGTGCGCGTCCTGAAGGAGCGCAGCGCCGGGCAGCGGCTGCTGTTGGGCATCGATCGGCTGGACTACACCAAGGGCATCCCCCGGCGCCTGCTGGCCGTGCAGCGGCTGCTGGAGCGCGAGCCGTACCTGCGCGGGCGCCTGAGGTTCATCCAGGTGGCCGTGCCCAGCCGCACCCAGGTGGAGGACTACGCCGCCTACCGCGACAAGGTGGACGAGCTGGTGGGCCGCATCAACGGCCTGTACGGCACCGTCCACAACGTCCCCATCCACTACCTCTACCGCTCCTTCAACGAGCGGCAGCTGGTGGGGCTCTACAGCGCGGCGGACGTGATGCTCGTCACGCCCGTCCGGGATGGGATGAACCTGGTGGCCAAGGAGTTCTGCGCGTCCCGGCCGGATGAGAATGGGGTGCTCATCCTGAGCGAGTTCGCCGGCGCCGCCACCGAGCTGCGCGACGCCGTCATGGTCAACCCCTTCGACGTGGAGTCCATGGCGGACGCCATCCTCCAGGCGTTGGAGATGTCGGAGGAGGAGCGCCGCAAGCGGATGCAGTGCCTGCGCGCCCAGGTGAAGTCCCGCGACGTGCACTGGTGGGTGGGCCACTTCCTGGACACGCTCCAGTCGGTGCCCACGCCCACCGTCCGGTCCACCCCCGGAGTCGCGGAGGTGAGCGCGCGCCTGAGGCAGGCCCCGCGGCGCGTCCTCCTGCTGGACTATGACGGGACGCTCGTCGGGTACGCGCCCCGGCCGGAGCTGGCCGCGCCGGATGCGGAGCTGAAGGAGCTGCTGGCTCGGGTGGTCGCCCTGCCGGACACGGCGGTGCACATCGTCAGCGGTCGGTTCCGGGACAAGCTGGAGGCGTGGATGGGAGACTTGCGGGTCGGGCTCCACGCCGAGCACGGCCTCTGGTCCCGCTCCGGGCCCGGCGCGCCCTGGCGGATGCTGGAAGGCGTCTCCCCCGAGTGGAAGGAGCAGGCGCGTCCGATGCTGGACCTCTTCTCCTCGCGTGTCCCGGGCTCGTTCGTGGAGGAGAAGACGGCGTCGCTCGCGTGGCACTACCGGCAGGTGGATACGGGCTTCGGCGCGTGGCAGGCGCGCGAGCTGCGCCTGAAGCTGGGCGAGGTGCTGGCCGGCGGCCCGCTGGAGGTGCTGCCCGGGGACAAGGTGGTGGAGGTGCGTCCCCGGGGCGTCAACAAGGGGCGCGTGGTGGCCCAGGCGCTGGAGGGCATGGCGCCCGGGACGGTGGTGGCGGCATTCGGAGATGACCGCACCGACGAGGACCTGTTCGCCGCGCTGCCCGAGGGCGCCCTCTCCGTGCACGCGGGGGGCAAGCCCTCGCGCGCCACGTACCGGGTGAACGGACCCGCCGAGGTGCGCAAGGTGCTCGCCGCGCTGCTGGAGCCGTGAGCGCGCTCAGCCGAGCTTGTAGCGCTTGAGCTTCTCGTAGAGGGTCCGCAGGCCGATGCCCAGGCGCTCGGCGGCCTCGCGGCGGTTGCCGCCCACGCTCTCCAGCGCCTGGACGATGGCGCGCCGCTCCAGCTCCTCGAGCGACAGGCCCTCGACTCCGGGGACGGCCTCGGCGGCAGGCGGGGGCGTCCGCGCCGGCTCGATCAGCAGGTGCCGGGGCTCCAGGGTGTCGCCGTCCGCGAGGATGGCCGCGCGCTCGAGTGCGTTGGCCAGCTCGCGGATGTTGCCCGTCCAGTGCCCCCCGAGCAGCGCCTTCCGGGCGGGCTCCGACAGCTTCAGCACCGGCCGCTTGAGCTCGTGGCAGGCGCGCGCCAGAAGCACCTCCGCCAGCGGGAGGATGTCCGCCGGCCTGTCCCTCAGCGGTGGCAGCCGCACCGGGAACACCGACAGCCGGTGATAGAGGTCCTCGCGGAACGTGCCCTCGGCGATCTTCCCGCGCAGATCCTGGTGCGTCGCGGCGATCCACCGCACGTCCACCTCGAGCGTCCGCGTGCCGCCCACCCGCTCGAAGGCGCGCTCCTGCAGCACGCGCAGCAGCCGGGCCTGGAGCGCCGGCTTGAGCTCGCCCACCTCGTCCAGGAAGAACGTGCCGCCGTCGGCCAGCTCGATGCGCCCGCGCTTGCGCTCCGTGGCGCCGGTGAAGGCGCCCTTCTCGTGGCCG
The DNA window shown above is from Hyalangium gracile and carries:
- a CDS encoding bifunctional alpha,alpha-trehalose-phosphate synthase (UDP-forming)/trehalose-phosphatase, translated to MSRLLLVSNRLPVTVKAEKDSVSVVRSAGGLATGLSRPHERSGGLWIGWPGDVSRLSGAQRAKVESQLAELRCVPLYLSASEVSRYYEGYSNRVLWPLCHYMPDRVPRQDRDWEAYAKVNERFAELVARHYQPGDTIWVHDYQLMLVPGLLRQRLPEARIGYFHHIPFPSSEIYRMLPHREELLRGLLGADVVGFHTPSYVHHFSSTLLRLLGLETDLDHVTYEGRAVRLGAFPMGIDAAAFEGLATHPAVLEEVRVLKERSAGQRLLLGIDRLDYTKGIPRRLLAVQRLLEREPYLRGRLRFIQVAVPSRTQVEDYAAYRDKVDELVGRINGLYGTVHNVPIHYLYRSFNERQLVGLYSAADVMLVTPVRDGMNLVAKEFCASRPDENGVLILSEFAGAATELRDAVMVNPFDVESMADAILQALEMSEEERRKRMQCLRAQVKSRDVHWWVGHFLDTLQSVPTPTVRSTPGVAEVSARLRQAPRRVLLLDYDGTLVGYAPRPELAAPDAELKELLARVVALPDTAVHIVSGRFRDKLEAWMGDLRVGLHAEHGLWSRSGPGAPWRMLEGVSPEWKEQARPMLDLFSSRVPGSFVEEKTASLAWHYRQVDTGFGAWQARELRLKLGEVLAGGPLEVLPGDKVVEVRPRGVNKGRVVAQALEGMAPGTVVAAFGDDRTDEDLFAALPEGALSVHAGGKPSRATYRVNGPAEVRKVLAALLEP
- a CDS encoding sigma-54-dependent transcriptional regulator, translating into MGRILVVDDEEGVRSFLAESLELDGHHVEEAASGEEALALLRAKSFDLVLTDLRMPGMDGMQLLEKVQAEQPEVEFIVLTAHGNVESAVQAMKLGAFDFIQKPVSGPAELRLLAARALERRKLRDHAEATRATAGEPVLSHGDPAMQPVVEALKKVARTHATVLLLGESGTGKEVAARAIHRMSDRARGPFVAINCATLSENLLESELFGHEKGAFTGATERKRGRIELADGGTFFLDEVGELKPALQARLLRVLQERAFERVGGTRTLEVDVRWIAATHQDLRGKIAEGTFREDLYHRLSVFPVRLPPLRDRPADILPLAEVLLARACHELKRPVLKLSEPARKALLGGHWTGNIRELANALERAAILADGDTLEPRHLLIEPARTPPPAAEAVPGVEGLSLEELERRAIVQALESVGGNRREAAERLGIGLRTLYEKLKRYKLG